A region from the Medicago truncatula cultivar Jemalong A17 chromosome 6, MtrunA17r5.0-ANR, whole genome shotgun sequence genome encodes:
- the LOC112420127 gene encoding pentatricopeptide repeat-containing protein At1g12620 → MGQTRAALQVLRQIEGKLVNTNVVMYSTIIDGLCKDKLVTDAYGLYSEMIVKRIPPTVVTFSSLIYGFCIVGKFKDAFRLFNEMVMKNINPDAYTFNILVDALCKEGKIKEAKNVIAVMMKEGVEPTVVTYNTLMDGYCLVNEVGKAKHVLSIISRMRVAPNSRSYNIMINGFCKIKMVDEALCLFHEMCCRGIAPHKVTYNSLIDGLCKAGRIPYAWELVDEMHNNCIPADIVTYNSLIDVFCKNQHVDKAIALVKKIKEHGIQPNMCTYNILIDGLCKGGQLKNAQDVFQDLLIKGYNVNAWTYNIMINGLCKEGLFDEAEVLLSKMEDNGIIPDAVTYETIIQALFHKDENEKAQKLLREMVIKGLL, encoded by the coding sequence ATGGGACAAACAAGAGCCGCCTTACAAGTGTTGAGACAAATTGAAGGGAAATTGGTCAACACCAATGTGGTAATGTATAGCACAATCATTGATGGTTTGTGTAAAGATAAACTAGTAACTGATGCCTATGGTTTATATTCAGAAATGATTGTAAAGAGAATTCCTCCCACTGTTGTCACTTTCAGTTCTCTAATCTATGGATTTTGTATTGTTGGTAAATTCAAAGATGCATTTCGTTTGTTTAATGAAATGGTAATGAAAAACATCAACCCAGATGcttatacttttaatatattGGTTGATGCTCTTTGTAAGGAAGGAAAGATCAAAGAAGCTAAAAATGTGATAGCTGTGATGATGAAAGAAGGTGTGGAACCTACTGTTGTTACATATAATACATTAATGGATGGGTATTGCCTAGTTAATGAAGTGGGTAAGGCCAAACATGTGTTAAGTATTATATCTCGAATGAGAGTGGCACCTAATTCTCGTAGCTATAATATCATGATTAATGGATTCTGTAAGATTAAAATGGTCGACGAAGCCTTATGTCTCTTTCATGAAATGTGTTGCAGAGGAATTGCTCCTCATAAggtaacttacaattctctcaTTGATGGTTTGTGCAAAGCAGGGAGAATCCCCTATGCTTGGGAGCTTGTTGATGAGATGCATAATAATTGTATACCAGCCGACATAGTCACTTACAATTCTTTGATAGATGTTTTCTGCAAAAACCAACATGTTGACAAGGCTATTGCATTagttaagaaaattaaagaaCATGGCATTCAACCAAATATGTGCACATACAATATACTTATTGATGGACTATGCAAAGGAGGACAACTCAAGAATGCACAAGATGTTTTTCAGGATCTTTTGATTAAGGGTTATAACGTAAATGCTTGGACGTATAATATTATGATCAATGGACTTTGTAAAGAAGGCTTGTTTGATGAAGCAGAGGTCTTGTTGTCAAAAATGGAGGACAATGGTATCATTCCTGATGCTGTAACTTATGAAACTATCATCCAGGCTCTCTTTCATAAAGACGAGAACGAAAAGGCACAGAAACTTCTTCGTGAAATGGTCATTAAAGGTCTCCTATAA